CGTGGTCATGCCCGAGCCATAGTTGGTGTCATCGTGATTGCTGACGCCAGTGATGGAGGTGAGATCGGTGGCGTCATAAGCAAAATCTGTGCGGGCCACGATGTTGCCGTTGCCGTCTTTGACCAGGATTTGCGCGGGCAGATTGTCCATGTTGCGGAGCATGAATGGGTTGCCGTGGAGTAAGTGGTAACCGTGTGGCGCTTCAGTAGTCCATCGAAATCATATTGGTAAACGTCACTGACGCTTCCGAAAGAATCATAGCTGTATGAGACCGAAGACTGCTGCCCGGTGTCATTGAGCACGGTGGTGAGGCTGGCCACCACGTTGCCGACAGGCAAAGGCAGCCAGGTGTAATTCAGAGTGCGAAGCGTGTTCGCGCCCTCCTTGATCTGTACGGAAGAGACCAAGCCAGTAGACTGATCAAGGTTGACAATGGAACTGTTGCCCAAAGGATCGGCGACCGTCATGCTGGTGACCACGCCGGTCCCTGTTTTGGTGGGAGTATAAGTCCAGGCTGACAGGTTATTAGCGGTGCCGTCCGGGGACACGGTTTGCTGGGTGTAAGGAGGCGCATCGGTGAGTACGCCTTGACTGCGCAACGGAAAGTTGTAGCTGACATAACTGCGCGTGGCCCCGCTGGCGCTGAGGGTCTCAATCTTGTTGATGATGGCCCAGTCGCCGTAGTTAAACCTGTATCCTGCGCCGTTGGCGTAAGTGCAACCTGTCAGGACCTTGACCTGATCGTTGGAGGGAGCGCCATTCACGGTAAGACCGGAAAAGCCGTACCACAGCTGATTAGGCGCGTACAGACTGTTGGACGTCCAAGTAAAATTCACATAAGTATGAACGCCACCCTGCACGTTTTGACTGATGCTCAACAGCTGATTGGTGTTTGGGTCATAGTTGAACGTCACAACGCGGCCCAAAGTGTCAGTGACATACTGGATGAACTGGTCGTGCCCAGATAAATACTGTATTGAAATAAAGTTGCCGTTGGTGTCTTTGATCTTGATGGGGCGAAAGAGAGCGGGATGTTGCTGACCGACCTGACTGGGGAACACTTCATATTGGACGGTTGTTCCGTTCTTATAGGTCGAGACATTGGAGACATCGTTGAAAACGATGTAACTGCCGTCCATGGACGGCAGCGGACGTTTGGTCCCGTCGCCCTCTGTGAGAATCCAAGCACCAGCCGTGTAAATATGCTCGATATATCCGAAATCCAGTCTGAAACCGTAACTAGGAAAGTCGCGGTCTGCATTGAAGGTGATAGTTCCGCCGGCGGTGTCGACGTCCCAAATGCGGCTGTTGTAATAAAGATTGAGATTCAAGTCCAGGCCATTGCGACCGGGCAACGACAGAACGGGAATCACCTAGTTGTAACTTTGGCTGCCGACTACCGTGTTGGTGATCGCGAGGACTATCTTGGGCCCGGCCACGACCATGACGGTAGGGTTGCGGTGTCCGCGGGCATCGTGGGGGTGAGCCAGCAAGGTGAAGCACGCGAACCTTAATGCGCGAACTAGACGTTGTCAAGGTGTTTTTAGGGAGTGGCAAAACATGACCTTGGCGTTGTCCTTTTTCGCTGTGGATATATAGGCGAATAAATGGTAAACTAAAGACGCAATTGGCTTTTTCTACCCTAGGGCAGACTGTAAAGGATCTATGAAATTCTGCAAGTGGCAAAAAGTGGTAACCCTCAGCCGATTCTTGGGTGACATTGGGTGAGGTTGGGTGAAATTGGGTGAAACCGGGGGGGAGGGGTACTCCCCTCAAGATCGGTGATCGGATTATGATCGCGTGATGGGAAAAATCATCGCCGGGGATGACTTGAGTTAAGTCCTTATTTTCCGGGGATGACCGGGGAGGGGTAGGGGATCGCCAACGTCGCCAACGACCAACGCAGCATTTGCGATCCGTCTGGCGCGAAGAGATAGAGAGAACATGACGTCGGGTAGGTTGAGCTGGTCAGGTTGAGACTGACGCGCTGTCCGGCGGTGGCGTCGAAGAGCAACAGCCCGATCTTGCCAGCCGGGAGCGCTACGGTCTGGTTCGAGCCGAAGGCACTGCGGCCCGTATACGCGACGTCCGTTATGACGTGAGCCAGAAACGGAACGAACAAATCCTGGCTGCTAACCGCTATTCCTGCTGGAGTCACAACCGTTACCCGGCCTGAGGTGAACACAGGCGGAGCTGTTGTGGCTATAGAGGTTGGCGTAGCCGACGCGGGGAGGGCCGCTGACACGTTAACTCTGATCCGGTCGTTCAGGAGATTCGGATCGAAATTTGTTCCATTAATTGTCACGGCTGTGCCGGGCATGGCAATGACAGGCGCAAAGCCAGATATCGCCGGCGGTCCGGCCGGAGCAACCACGGTGAAGTTGGACGCGGTGGTGGCTGAACCCGCTGGCGATGTCACAGAGATGGGCCCGGTAGTGGCTCCATTCGGAACTGTTACTACCAGTTGGTTGGATGAGGCTGAGATTATCGCGGCCGTGGCGCCGTTAAACTGCACGGAATTCTGATTGAGATTCGCGCTGAAGCCAGTGCGACGGCTCGTTAGTCGGCAATCTACTTCTTCGTCTGATTGACCAGGGGCATTGTCTCGAACCTTAGTACCCAGTTGTTCAGGTCCGGTGTGCGCGCCTTGCAGCGAGTGACAATCGGATCCGTGTGCGGCGTGAAATTGGACCATTTCCCAACACCTGCGCTTGACACAATGGGCCTCTGGCCGCAGAACGCCGAAGCACTCGAAGGCGGCTGCGCGATGCGTTTACAGAACCAAAGTCGGATTTGGACCCCCGACATCCGCAGGGTGTGTTATGTTTGAATTGAGGTGGTTACCACCTTCCCCTCTTTCAGGTCTTCTGACCTAAGCCAGTCCATCTGAAGTTTTTCCTCATCTTAGGTTGCTTTCGAAGAGCGGTGTATCCATGCCTTTTGACGCGATCCTGACTGAAATTGAGCAGATCCATGGCGCCAGCACGCGCCTTGAAGACCTGGCGGAGCTGCATCCGCCGGTCTCAGAAGCGCTCGTAGCCATCGCCAGAAGCCTTCGCAACACCGCCACGATATTGGCGGTGCTGGTGGCCACCAAAGGCCCCAGGCGGGTCTGAATACGGCAACAAGTTGTCTGGGATGTGGACTGGAGAAGTGACTACTCGAGCGACTCGCGTTTCATCAACGGCTCGACTTCGTGATTGATTTCAAATTTCACGGGCATGCGGCAGGACTGGCAAGTAGTTTGGTGGATTCCGCCATCCAAGCTCATCGCCGCAAGCTTGTTGGGACGCAAGCATCTGGGGCAGGTGAGTATCAGGTATCCTGCGCTGTCTCGCGGCACGTAGAGTGGAGCAATGTCCCTTTTCTCTCTTTGGGACCTGATAGGCGAAGCCGCCAGAAGCCTCTTGACCTGCTGGAAAAGCTCTTTGACTGTGAATTGCCCTTTGGACAGGAATGCGTCGGACAGGCTCCCAACTTTCCCGGGTGAATATGCTGCACTCATCGCTATGGTTGCGATGTGAGGAAACCGCGTCCGTACGATCGCCAGAAATTCGAATCCACTCATGCGCGGCATATTCAGATCAGAAATAATCAAATCGGGCAACGACTTGCTGAGGGCCTCTAAGCCATTCAGCCCGTCTGCCGCGGTAAGAACTTCATAACCTTCACGTTCTAAAATGAGCTTTGTGGTCTCGCACACGGCCGGTTCGTCATCCACCACCAGAATGCGATAGCCGAACCGGGGCACACTGGATGCCGCAACCAGCGCATTTTCGAATCCAGACGTTGTCTCTTCCACCGCAGCCTTGTCCGTGGTTTGCTGAATGTCCAGCTCTGGCGAAGCGCTTTCATCCCAATTTTCTTTTGGACTGAGAGGCATGGGGTACTCCTTTTTGTTAGAACTTTGTTGACACTCGAATCTTAGCCAGCCTGAAGCGCTTGAATCTGCCCACTAGTGCACATTGAGTATGAATACCTGCTCAGGACGCGATCGAAATCGCGCATATAAAAAGCAGGAACGTCTGGGCGGGGCGGTAGCTGGAACGTCGTCCCAGTAAAAGCCGCAGGTTGCGGTCCTGATTCTTTCCACCTGCATGCATCGCGAATAGCAGCGACACGGGAACTAGTCGTGGAGAACCACGTTGAGCAGCGAGCTGTGGACTTGCAACCCGCCTTCTTCACCGCTGGCGTAGTCAATGAAGCCCAGTTTTCTAAACCGGTTCATGAAGAAGCATACGCGCGATCGAGTGGTGCCGACCATCTCTGCCAGCGTTTCCTGGCTGATCTTGGGGACCACGGTCTCGGGTATTCCTTCTTTGCCGAAGTGAGCGAGTAAGAGAAGAATACGGGCCAGCCGTTTTTCGCTGGAATTAAACAACTGGTCAACCAGGTCTTCTTCATACCGTATGTTGCGCGCCAGCAAATACGCAACGAACATATCGGATAAGTCGTGTTCGCGATGAAGCGCGGCCATCATTGGCTTCTTCTTAATCTGCAGGACCTCGCAATCCGTCATGGCCATCGCAGATCCCATGCGAATGACCTGGCCTGCCAGAGCGCCTTCCCCGAAAAAATCCCCTTCATTCAAAATGCCGATGGTCGCTTCCTTGCCGCCTGTTGATACCACGGTCAGCCGGACTTTGCCTTTTTGGACATAGAAGATAGCGTCCGCCTCGTCGCCTTGTGTGAAGATCGCCTGTTTCTTCTGAAAAGGCGAGATTCTCTTGCCCTCGCCGATCGTTGCCAGAAATCCGTCAAGATTGAACCCACGCGTCGCGCCAATTGCTCTAACAGCAGTCATGATCCCACTATTTCTTTAGCGTACCGGTTCGTTGCAAACACCATATTTGCCCCATTTTCCCTTGGAAGCCTGGCTTCCCTGCGGAGAGCCAGTCTCCGCCTGCAAAGGGGCTACGCGCCCCTTGGATACAACCGGCGCTGTATGGCGCCGACTGTTCAAGAGTAAATCCCGTCTCTGCCGGGTGCCATCAGTACAGGATGATTGTTTTGTAGGACGGCGCCTGAATGGCTTGTAGGTGTTTGTCCTACAACGCTGAGCTGGACGGATCAGTTCCGCTGCGCTTCGCGAGCCAACAAACGACGACCGTTACCCATTAACTAAATCGCCATCAATCATCTGATAAACCCACACCCCACCCTCCCCCTCCCTGCTCCGTTGCGAACAAAGGGACTTATCTCGGCAATAATATACTTGCCTGACAAAACGGTTCTATGCTCCACTTGATGCTATGCGAAAGTGCGCATTCTGCCCTTCCACTAAGTTGACCCGCGAGCATATTTTTGGCGATTGGATTAACAGAATCATTCCGCCAACTCCTACAACTAACCGGAGAAGAACTTCACCCGATGGCCCAATGAAAGAATGGACAACGTTCGGGGTTAACTACACAGCCAAAGTCGCTTGCGCTAAATGCAACAACGGATGGATGAGCGCGTTTGAGCACAATGAGGCTAAGCCAACACTCACTGACATGATTCGATACGGAGGAGCTATCTCGCTTCTCCCGAGGGGCATTGCTTCAATTGCAGCTTTTGGATTCAAAATGGCAGCGATCGCCAACTACACGGGTTATCAGAATCAACCCTATTTCAGCGAAGCAGATCGTTACGGTTTTGCAAAGACTCTGAAGGTGCCAGACGGCGTTCAAATGTGGCTTTTTGCTCTTAACACTCCCGGCAGGCTAACCGCGAAAGTGAATGGCTATTTAGGGCGCTTGCCAGCGGAAGTCATCCAACGTTTCGATATGTACATGGGTACATTCGCTATCGGGTACTTCGGTATCCAAGTGGTTGCTTCGCGATGGAGCAATCCCCACCTCTCCGCTGTCCTCGGGAGGTTTCCAGGACTCGCGGAGGGAAACCACTGGCGGGGTGCCACTGTCAAACTGTGGCCCAGCGATGGAACGCCAGTCCTTTGGCCGCCGCAACTCTATATCGGCAGCAATGACATCGATGAGTTCTCCACACGATGGCGTGAGGTTTCCATGCCCAAGGAATGGGTTTCTAAGCGTTGACATATTGTGCCTTTCTGTTTTTTGAACCGTGCTAGGATAAAGCAATGAGCAGCACCAAAAGAAATGAGATGCACGAGGGGCCAGAGGCTTACGCGAGATTCCGCAACGCAATGAAGCAAATCATTTCCGTTCCTAAATCAGCGATTTTGCCAGAGAAAAACAAGAAATCAAAGCGGGCTAAGACTTCGCCCGCCTCCCACGCTTCCCGCGACCGGGCATCCAAAACTTAGAACGCCTGACTGCGGCCATCTGCGGTTTTTCCTGTGAGTTCTTGATAGGTCAAACGCTTACCCACGATCTGAGACATTGCAAGGGTAAAGCGATCTGAGTCATTCAGCGGGTTGTCTTTCGTCGCCCGATTGTTAAAACGGAATGTTTGCTCATCCGCGTAACGATCAAGATGGAACGGCTCGACCGCGACGTAAGTCCCGCGCAAAGTGCGCTTGAACAACGACCAGAAGTTTTCAATCCCGTTTGTGTGAACCTGCCCTTGCACGTAAGACTCTACATGATTGATTACGTCATGCGCGAATTTGTCAGCTAGCGCGTAGCGGTAAGTTGGAAAATCATCGGTAATGACGTGCGCTCCCGCTTCGATGTTCCCAAGGATTTTCTCTTGCAACGTGGCACGTTTTACGTTGGGAATGACCATCGCCCGAACCTGTCTCATGTTCCGGTCAAGCATTCCCATAACAATAGTTTTTCCCGGTGCGCGGTGATTCTTCTCGCGGTCATTGCCAGCAATGGACAGAATCCGCGCTCTGCGGTCTTTGTGCATCCTGCGCGGGTCAGGGCCGACAAAGGTTTCATCTGCTTCGACCGGGCCACCCTCAGAGCCGAGTTTCATCAGCGAGTTATTCTTCATTGCCAGCCGAATGCGATGCGCCATGAACCATGCCGATTTCTGCGTCACGCCCAGGTCGCGGTGAATCTCGTAAGAGCTGATTCCGTTCTTGCAGTTGACCATGAGCCAGACAGCAACAAGCCACTTCTCAAGAGGAATCGGAGAATCTTCAAAGATCGTTCCAACCTTGAGTGAGAATTTTTGTTTCTCGTGCTTCTGGTAGCACTTGAAGACCTTGGCATTCGGAAGCCATTGGACTTCCTCAGAGCCGCACCGTGGGCATTTCACTTTGCCATCGGGCCAGCGAAGCTCTACCATGAAGCGATGGCAGTTTTCGTACTCTGAGAAGTGGGCGATTGCTTGCTGAAGCGTTTCCGGCTCTCTTGATTTCATACCGAAACTTTAGCAAATTTACCCCCTGTCAGTCAAGTATATTATTGCCCTTATCTCATTCGACCCAACGGTCACCCAACTGTTAACCAGCAAGTAAATTTACCGTCTAACCTACTGATAATATGTGCTTTACTGTGTTGCTCCTGGCCAAAGACCACAGACCAAAAGCCGGCTTATTGTCAAAGGCCGTCTTACATCCCGCCTCGGCGGAATGAGTGGCCTTCTTGTCTTCCATCGGCCCTGATTGAGTGAAGTATTTTACCTCTTTTTATTCGCTATGTCGAGTGCGAAGAAGTACATGTATCCCGTCGCCTTCGGACCCATGGCTCACGTCGCCAACTAGAATGGGGGCAGCTTGGAGGACTGAGGTAGTTTGGAGTACTGAAGCATTTTTTTGGAGCACTGAGGTAGCTTGGAGCACCTGAGGCTGTTTCGGTACGAGAACGTGGCACGAGATGCTGCGCACCGCGAACCCCGAGAACGGTCTCAGATCACCAATTTGTTTTGGATCGCGTATCGGGTAATTTCGGCGTTGTTCTTAACGTCCAGTTTTTGCAGGATCCGCGTGCGATAGGTGCTGACCGTCTTTGCGCTAAGCGACAGCTCTCCGGAGATTTCCGTCACCGTTTTGCCTGCAGCGATGCGGCACATGACTTCATACTCGCGGTCGGAAAGTGTCTCATGCGGGGTGCGCGTGAAATCGTGACCTACCGTCTGGGCCAGTTTTTCGGCCAGCCCGGGACTTACGTACCGTCCCCCGGCCAGAATCTTGCGGACCGCATTCACCAACTCCTCAGGAGCGCTTTCCTTTGTCATGTAACCCTGAGCCCCCGCCTTCAGCACACGAACGGCAAATTGATCTTCAGAGTAGACACTCAGGACCAGAATCGGGAGCTTGGGCCACGCGATCCTCACTTCCTTGAGAAGGTCCAGGCCGTTCTTGCCCGGCAGAGTTATGTCGAGCAGTAGCATGTCCCAGTCCTTTTTCTGAAGCTGTTCGATCGCCTGACGGGCATCGGCGGCTTCGCCAAACGCGGCCCCGTGGAATTCATCGGCGAGCAGGTCCTTCAAACCACGCCGGAGAATCGCGTGGTCGTCAACAATGAGGACTCGCATCATGCCGTCGCCCCGCGTTTCTTCACGGACAGGAGCGGAATCCAGACGTTCACGCTGGCCCCTTTTCCCGGAGCACTGGAGACTTCCACCTTGCCGCCCAGCATCGCCGCGCGTTCCCGCATGCCAACCAGACCCAGGGATTTCGACGCGGAAGCGGCCGCTGGATCGAAGCCCCGTCCGTTATCGCGGACTGTCAGGACCAGATGGCCGCGACGTTTCCGTTTGACCACTTGGACCCGCGTGGCCCCGGCGTGCCGTGCGACATTGGTCAGAGTCTCCTGCAGAATACGAAACACGGTGGTAGAAACGTCCGGTGCAAAGACCTCCCGGGTAAGCAGAATGAGTGTGGACTGGATTCCGGTTCGGGCCTGAAAGTCATGGACCTGCCATTCCATGGCGGCCGCCAAACCCATATCCAGAATGCCCGGCCGTAGCTCCGTGGAGATTTTGCGAACAGATTTGATGAGGTTGTCCGCCAGTTGCAGAGTGGAGCGGATCCTGCTGAGCGTCGGGATGTCGAGCGAAGACATGCGGCTCGCAATCCAGGAGAGGTCGATTTTGACCGCAGTCAACGACTGGCCCAGTTCATCGTGGATTTCGCGGGCGATCCTGGTCCGCTCCTCCTCGCGGACCGAGAGCAAATGCGCCGCAAGAACCCGCAATTGCCTGTTGGACGTACGCAGTTCCTGCTCCGCGCGGTGCACTTCGGAGAGGTCCATGGCGATCATGCAGACAGTTCGCGTGCCTCCCTGGCGGAGAGGATTCAAGGAGAGGCGGACCGGCAAACGGGCCCCATCCTGCGACTGCAAATGGATCTCCCCCCGGCAGGGCTTTTGGCCCGCGGAACGCAGTAAGGCGTTGAACCTGGCAAGGTCGTCGGGCCAAACCACGCCCTCCATGGAAGAACCGATGACACTCTGGAGTTCGCTGCCCAGCAACTGGGCAAACCGGTTGTTGCAGTGCAACACGGTGTGGTCACTGCTTAGGACGGCGGCGCCCTCGTTCATCCGCTCCACGAAAACCCGGTAGATATGATCGGCCCCTTCGAGCGTGAACACCTTTTCCCCGCCGGGGCCCTCCACAACAATGGCATCCACTTCGCCGGAACGAATGGCGTGGAGGGTGGTCTCGGCTTCGTGCAAGCGTACGAGCAGCTCCCGGCGCGACAGCCCTGCGGGTTTTTGCGAAGCGCCGTTTTTCTTGCTCTTCGCCAACTTCTTTCCACCTTCCATCGGCTGCTACTCTCGCTTCTTCAGTGCCAGCCCCATGAGCACTTGCTCCTGGTCTGACATGTCCCCAATAAGCCTGCGCAGGGGGGGAGGGAGCCGTTTGATGAGCGTTGGCGCCACCACAATCTGCTCGCCTCGGGCCAGTTGGGGCTGTTGGTAGATATCAATGACTTCCAGTTCGTACCTGTTGGGCAAGCGCTCCTCACAAATCCGCTTGATGTTTTCCACGGCCCGCGCAGATTTTGCCGTGGACCCACTTACGTACAAACGCAACACGTACTTTGGATGGAAAGCCTGGGAGCCGGCCCGCTCCAGCTTCGCGGCAAATGCCGTTGTGCTGGGACGACGCACGGACTTCCGCTTCGCTGCCGGGCTGCTTCTTTTCGGAGACTTCTTCACGCGGACCTTCTTGAGCTGCTTCAATCAGACTTTCGCAAATCCAGGCCCACTAACAACCCGGTGGTGTTGGAGAGGTCGCCGATGATCTTCCGGACCGGCGCAGGAAGTTTTCTTACCAGCGTTGGAATGGCAACGATCTGGTCGCCGCGCGCTAGTCGCGGATTCTCCAGAAGATCAACCACCTTGATTCGATAGCGGCCCTTCAGCCGTTCTTCGCACATCATCTTGAGGTTGGCAAAGGCGCGAATCGACTTGGGAGTTTGCCCTGCGACGTAGAGACGCAGGTCCCAGACCTCCGGGCTTTGCCGGTCCTGCTTGCGGCCCCGCGCCAGGCTTTTCGTCTGTCTCTTTTTTATCGCTACCCGCATTTCAGTGCCTCCGCCCTGGTTTGGCGTGCCCGTTTTTTTCCCCGGGTGGAGAGTCCGCCTGGCGGCTCCGTCCCATCACGGCGCGGTCCAGCACGACTTTCTTCTCGGATGATTCTGTGTCGGCGATGATCTGTTGAAGTCTCTCCTGCTCCGTTTCAAACTCCGCCCGGAGCATGGTCATACGGGCGTCAAAGATCTGCTGCTTGCGTTCCAGTTCGCGCTGGCGGCTTTCCAGTTCCTGCCGCCCGGATGAGGCAACGGATTTCTCGCGTTCTTCTTGCGCCAGCCGCGCGGATCCGGTCAGCACGCCCTCCGGTCCCAGGTAAACATCCAGCAATCGCAGGCCGTCGTCCGTGAGCACGAATTCCCGAATTTGATTGGAATGATCCATGCCCCTCGATTTCAGCACGCACAGCACGCGGTTCCTCTCTCCACCCACCTTGATGCTTTCCAGAAGAAGCCAGGTATCCATCAGAGAGGAGACCTCTACCTCGCTGGCTTCCAGGGGGCCGCCTCCAACTGTGAGGCTCGTGAAGACTGAAGTAATCCGCTGGGTCTTCAGGAAATCCACGAGCCGGGTAAGCATGGACCGCACTTCATTCGAGCTGCCGACCATGAGCAGATTGGTCACAGGGTCCACCACAACCACGCTGGGCTTGAAACTTGAAATGTGCTGGTGGGTGGTTGCCAGGTGCTGCTCGATCCCCCCAAAGGTGGGACGCGCCGCATGGAATTCCAGCAGCCCTTTGTTCGCCCACACATCAAGATCAACGCCGATCGAACGCATGTTGCGGATGATCTGCCGGGGCGATTCCTCAAACGCGAAGAACAAGCAGCGCTCACCGCGGCGGCAGGCCGCGTCCACCATATGTGCCGCAACGCTGGTCTTGCCGGTACCGGAGGTGCCGGACACCAAAATGCTGCTGCCGCGATAAAAACCCTTGTCGCCCAGCATGCCATCCAACCGGACCAAGCCGCTCGACATTCGTTCGGCGGTCGCCAAATGGTCCAGGCCCAGTGAGGAGATGGGGAAAACTGAAATGCCGTGTTCATCAATCAGGAACGGGTACTCATTGGTGCCGTGCGTGGAGCCCCGGTACTTGACGATGCGCAGTCGCCGGGTGGCAATCTCTTCCCGGACGCGCAGGTCCAGCAGAATCACACAGTCAGAGACAAACTCCTCGATGCCATGCCGCGTCAGTTTGTCTTCCCGGTCGCGCTCAGAGGTAATGACGGTGGTCAGCCCCTGTTCCTTTAGCCAACGAAACAGCCGGCGGATTTCGGCACGCAGGATATTCGGGCTGGGCAACTCGCCGAAGAGCGCTTCAATGGTGTCCAGGACAACGCGCCGCGCCCCCACCCGCTTGACCGCGTCGGCAATGCGAATGAAGAGGCCGTCAAGATCATACTCGCCGGTTTCCGCAATCTCGCTTCGCTCAATATGAACGTAGTCAACGAAGATCTTCTTGGCCGCAACCAGCCGGTCCAGATCGAAACCCAGAGAAGCTGCATTCTTGCTCAGGTCCTGGGCTGTTTCCTCAAACGAAATGAGTACGCCGGGCTCGTGGAATTGGGTTGCGCCCCGGACCAGGAACTCCAGTCCGAAAAGCGTCTTTCCAGATCCGGCCCCTCCGCTGATCAGGGTGGGGCGGCCTTGCGGCAACCCGCCCCAGGTAATTTCGTCGAAACCCTGGATGCCGGTGGCAGCTTTAGGCAGCTTTTTTAGGGATGCCGCGCGGATTTTCTTCTTTGGGGGCATTTTGGATACCTCCTGCCCTGGCTGTCCACGGCGGGCTCCACCCTAATTCTATCGGCGTTT
This genomic interval from Terriglobia bacterium contains the following:
- the kaiC gene encoding circadian clock protein KaiC — protein: MPPKKKIRAASLKKLPKAATGIQGFDEITWGGLPQGRPTLISGGAGSGKTLFGLEFLVRGATQFHEPGVLISFEETAQDLSKNAASLGFDLDRLVAAKKIFVDYVHIERSEIAETGEYDLDGLFIRIADAVKRVGARRVVLDTIEALFGELPSPNILRAEIRRLFRWLKEQGLTTVITSERDREDKLTRHGIEEFVSDCVILLDLRVREEIATRRLRIVKYRGSTHGTNEYPFLIDEHGISVFPISSLGLDHLATAERMSSGLVRLDGMLGDKGFYRGSSILVSGTSGTGKTSVAAHMVDAACRRGERCLFFAFEESPRQIIRNMRSIGVDLDVWANKGLLEFHAARPTFGGIEQHLATTHQHISSFKPSVVVVDPVTNLLMVGSSNEVRSMLTRLVDFLKTQRITSVFTSLTVGGGPLEASEVEVSSLMDTWLLLESIKVGGERNRVLCVLKSRGMDHSNQIREFVLTDDGLRLLDVYLGPEGVLTGSARLAQEEREKSVASSGRQELESRQRELERKQQIFDARMTMLRAEFETEQERLQQIIADTESSEKKVVLDRAVMGRSRQADSPPGEKNGHAKPGRRH
- a CDS encoding circadian clock KaiB family protein — its product is MRVAIKKRQTKSLARGRKQDRQSPEVWDLRLYVAGQTPKSIRAFANLKMMCEERLKGRYRIKVVDLLENPRLARGDQIVAIPTLVRKLPAPVRKIIGDLSNTTGLLVGLDLRKSD
- a CDS encoding Crp/Fnr family transcriptional regulator produces the protein MTAVRAIGATRGFNLDGFLATIGEGKRISPFQKKQAIFTQGDEADAIFYVQKGKVRLTVVSTGGKEATIGILNEGDFFGEGALAGQVIRMGSAMAMTDCEVLQIKKKPMMAALHREHDLSDMFVAYLLARNIRYEEDLVDQLFNSSEKRLARILLLLAHFGKEGIPETVVPKISQETLAEMVGTTRSRVCFFMNRFRKLGFIDYASGEEGGLQVHSSLLNVVLHD
- a CDS encoding IPT/TIG domain-containing protein: MPGTAVTINGTNFDPNLLNDRIRVNVSAALPASATPTSIATTAPPVFTSGRVTVVTPAGIAVSSQDLFVPFLAHVITDVAYTGRSAFGSNQTVALPAGKIGLLLFDATAGQRVSLNLTSSTYPTSCSLYLFAPDGSQMLRWSLATLAIPYPSPVIPGK
- a CDS encoding response regulator transcription factor — encoded protein: MMRVLIVDDHAILRRGLKDLLADEFHGAAFGEAADARQAIEQLQKKDWDMLLLDITLPGKNGLDLLKEVRIAWPKLPILVLSVYSEDQFAVRVLKAGAQGYMTKESAPEELVNAVRKILAGGRYVSPGLAEKLAQTVGHDFTRTPHETLSDREYEVMCRIAAGKTVTEISGELSLSAKTVSTYRTRILQKLDVKNNAEITRYAIQNKLVI
- a CDS encoding circadian clock KaiB family protein; the protein is MRRPSTTAFAAKLERAGSQAFHPKYVLRLYVSGSTAKSARAVENIKRICEERLPNRYELEVIDIYQQPQLARGEQIVVAPTLIKRLPPPLRRLIGDMSDQEQVLMGLALKKRE
- a CDS encoding response regulator; the encoded protein is MPLSPKENWDESASPELDIQQTTDKAAVEETTSGFENALVAASSVPRFGYRILVVDDEPAVCETTKLILEREGYEVLTAADGLNGLEALSKSLPDLIISDLNMPRMSGFEFLAIVRTRFPHIATIAMSAAYSPGKVGSLSDAFLSKGQFTVKELFQQVKRLLAASPIRSQREKRDIAPLYVPRDSAGYLILTCPRCLRPNKLAAMSLDGGIHQTTCQSCRMPVKFEINHEVEPLMKRESLE
- a CDS encoding IS1595 family transposase, whose product is MKSREPETLQQAIAHFSEYENCHRFMVELRWPDGKVKCPRCGSEEVQWLPNAKVFKCYQKHEKQKFSLKVGTIFEDSPIPLEKWLVAVWLMVNCKNGISSYEIHRDLGVTQKSAWFMAHRIRLAMKNNSLMKLGSEGGPVEADETFVGPDPRRMHKDRRARILSIAGNDREKNHRAPGKTIVMGMLDRNMRQVRAMVIPNVKRATLQEKILGNIEAGAHVITDDFPTYRYALADKFAHDVINHVESYVQGQVHTNGIENFWSLFKRTLRGTYVAVEPFHLDRYADEQTFRFNNRATKDNPLNDSDRFTLAMSQIVGKRLTYQELTGKTADGRSQAF
- a CDS encoding PAS domain S-box protein translates to MAKSKKNGASQKPAGLSRRELLVRLHEAETTLHAIRSGEVDAIVVEGPGGEKVFTLEGADHIYRVFVERMNEGAAVLSSDHTVLHCNNRFAQLLGSELQSVIGSSMEGVVWPDDLARFNALLRSAGQKPCRGEIHLQSQDGARLPVRLSLNPLRQGGTRTVCMIAMDLSEVHRAEQELRTSNRQLRVLAAHLLSVREEERTRIAREIHDELGQSLTAVKIDLSWIASRMSSLDIPTLSRIRSTLQLADNLIKSVRKISTELRPGILDMGLAAAMEWQVHDFQARTGIQSTLILLTREVFAPDVSTTVFRILQETLTNVARHAGATRVQVVKRKRRGHLVLTVRDNGRGFDPAAASASKSLGLVGMRERAAMLGGKVEVSSAPGKGASVNVWIPLLSVKKRGATA